The Methanomethylovorans hollandica DSM 15978 genome includes a region encoding these proteins:
- a CDS encoding inorganic diphosphatase produces MKVVIETPKYSFFKYNRSGEHYIKVFFSPVPTIFNYGYIEGIKGADGMEVDAVVLGPRVTQGTVMDFPHCHGVVRFIDDSVKDDKYLFYIDGFNSSQVISFYFKVYALFKTFVYIISKKRISKCKFLGIEQFEDGV; encoded by the coding sequence ATGAAGGTTGTGATCGAGACTCCAAAATACAGTTTTTTTAAATATAACAGGTCAGGAGAACACTACATAAAGGTATTTTTCTCCCCGGTCCCTACCATATTTAACTATGGATATATAGAGGGTATAAAAGGCGCCGATGGTATGGAGGTGGATGCGGTTGTTCTGGGTCCGCGGGTGACACAGGGTACAGTGATGGATTTCCCTCATTGCCACGGAGTTGTAAGGTTCATAGATGACTCTGTGAAGGATGATAAATATCTTTTCTATATTGATGGTTTTAACTCTTCACAGGTAATTTCCTTCTATTTTAAGGTATATGCTCTCTTCAAAACCTTTGTATACATCATATCTAAAAAAAGGATATCAAAATGTAAGTTCCTGGGCATAGAACAGTTCGAAGATGGCGTTTGA
- a CDS encoding sensor histidine kinase codes for MKGMINYRKNAEIECICKISDIIANSNDFKYVMQQTAEALPSGFQFPSITCIRITINNRTFKNSHFKITHRKLSCSCTGQDSAVISIEAFYREERPEADEGPFLSGEKTMLFSVCNCLKCFYERVDMLQLLAESEEKCKAFMNNALDGMMVLDFKGNILLYNMALARMFEVDDPKSSIGYSILEYICEEYKLKAIKDQLNVMRGKGGYLSTYKVRSRKGREFWVEGLGTKILYNDNLANIVVIRDITERMVAEEKLISYRQNINKLVLERSINVSYANEKLKEDVKIWQHINHILVHETNKLSEYLGSIGVMVVVLGQDCHVSFINKKGCEILGYNEDGIVGQDWIESFVPDNYRDHTKDLLLKCLSGNCVTKCEYPVLRFYGEDRMILWANVPLVDENENIIGIVSTGEDVTDLRDSQEALQQYVDDLKKSNEFKMLFIDILRHDLLNPATIIKGYSELLLERITTDEEKSIIKTIYAQNENLIQIINTASMLGKLESTDMVSFENLDLLDLLKKVSSGFTPLLDKKGITVEYPARDSCPADVNPMIEEAFSNLISNAIKFSPYGGKLILDIEDAGPSWKITFTDFGMGISDENKDAIFRRFKQVSTEGTKGSGLGLAIVKKIIELHHGEVGVYDNPSGSGAVFWIKLNKRQSF; via the coding sequence ATGAAGGGCATGATCAACTATCGGAAGAATGCAGAAATTGAGTGCATATGTAAAATATCGGATATAATAGCAAATAGTAATGATTTTAAATATGTAATGCAACAGACAGCGGAAGCATTACCTTCCGGTTTTCAGTTCCCTTCCATTACTTGTATAAGAATAACGATAAACAACAGAACATTCAAAAACTCTCATTTCAAGATCACTCACAGGAAACTTTCCTGTTCATGTACTGGTCAGGATTCAGCAGTTATATCTATTGAGGCTTTTTACCGGGAGGAACGGCCAGAGGCAGACGAAGGGCCATTTCTTTCAGGAGAGAAAACCATGCTCTTTTCAGTTTGCAACTGCTTAAAATGTTTCTATGAAAGGGTAGATATGCTGCAACTTTTAGCTGAAAGTGAGGAAAAATGTAAAGCTTTCATGAACAATGCTCTTGATGGAATGATGGTGCTGGATTTCAAAGGTAATATCTTGCTATACAACATGGCTTTAGCCAGGATGTTTGAAGTCGATGATCCAAAGTCATCCATAGGCTACAGTATTCTTGAATATATTTGCGAAGAATATAAACTTAAGGCTATAAAAGACCAGCTGAATGTCATGAGGGGTAAAGGGGGCTATCTCAGCACATATAAAGTACGTTCAAGAAAAGGACGCGAATTCTGGGTGGAAGGTCTGGGAACGAAAATCCTCTATAATGATAATCTGGCTAACATAGTTGTTATACGTGATATCACTGAGAGAATGGTTGCAGAAGAGAAACTAATATCTTATCGTCAAAACATAAACAAACTTGTGCTGGAGCGTAGCATCAATGTATCTTATGCAAACGAAAAATTAAAAGAAGACGTCAAAATATGGCAGCATATCAACCATATTTTAGTTCATGAAACAAATAAACTTTCTGAATATCTTGGTAGCATTGGGGTAATGGTAGTAGTCCTTGGCCAAGATTGTCATGTATCTTTCATAAACAAAAAAGGTTGTGAAATTCTTGGTTACAATGAGGATGGGATCGTTGGACAGGATTGGATAGAATCTTTCGTTCCTGACAATTATCGTGATCATACAAAAGATCTACTTCTAAAGTGCCTCAGCGGCAATTGTGTGACAAAATGTGAATATCCCGTGCTTAGATTTTATGGTGAAGATAGGATGATATTATGGGCAAATGTCCCTTTGGTAGATGAAAATGAGAATATCATAGGGATAGTCAGCACCGGTGAGGATGTTACGGATCTCAGGGATTCCCAGGAAGCACTTCAGCAATATGTTGACGATCTAAAAAAGAGCAATGAATTTAAGATGCTTTTTATTGATATTTTACGTCATGATCTGCTAAACCCTGCCACCATTATCAAAGGTTATTCCGAGCTTCTGCTGGAAAGAATAACAACAGATGAAGAAAAATCCATTATTAAAACAATTTATGCTCAAAACGAGAATCTTATACAGATCATTAATACTGCTTCGATGTTAGGTAAACTTGAAAGCACTGATATGGTGAGTTTTGAGAATCTTGACCTGCTTGATCTGCTTAAGAAAGTTTCCAGCGGGTTTACACCACTGCTGGACAAAAAAGGTATAACAGTAGAGTATCCAGCAAGGGACAGTTGTCCGGCTGATGTAAACCCTATGATCGAGGAAGCCTTTTCTAATCTAATATCCAATGCTATCAAGTTCAGTCCCTATGGAGGCAAGCTTATTTTAGACATAGAGGATGCAGGACCTTCATGGAAAATAACGTTCACTGATTTCGGTATGGGGATCAGTGATGAGAACAAGGATGCTATATTCAGAAGATTTAAGCAGGTTTCCACTGAAGGGACTAAAGGAAGCGGGTTGGGTCTTGCTATCGTAAAGAAAATAATAGAACTTCACCATGGAGAAGTTGGTGTGTATGATAATCCTTCGGGTTCTGGTGCTGTTTTCTGGATAAAATTGAATAAAAGACAGTCTTTTTAA
- a CDS encoding ABC transporter permease, which translates to MKSLGLQSRYFKRNMYAELAKRNLRRHMARTVLAAVGIIIGVIAISSMGILGNSLKMSVSDSLGDVGNQLIVYPGFGGTTITEKQVEKIYKVAGIENLVPIHSGGSIAEYKNKDAYANVYGMGGDDLLTLVQMEKGRMYKRGSSDCVIGSRLAEDLDVKIGGKITVEDTKFRVIGILKERGMGFDISADSAVFMDSQTFIKVYKDTDEGYNNVIIQVKDIDEIDIVKADLEDRLNKKDEEVFVLATNTILSSIDEISRYISLFLMGISSISLLVAGVSILNVMLMSTMERTREIGIMKAVGASRKDVLKMFLLEALFLGTAASLIGGILSFGGGFLITVLIMKQASYLFAPSSLAYIIVGIGFGILTGVAGGVYPAWKAAQMRPLDALRYE; encoded by the coding sequence GTGAAATCTTTGGGACTTCAGAGTAGGTATTTCAAACGTAACATGTATGCCGAACTTGCAAAAAGGAACCTCAGAAGGCATATGGCACGTACAGTCCTTGCAGCTGTTGGTATCATAATAGGAGTAATTGCCATTTCATCCATGGGAATACTAGGGAACAGCCTGAAAATGTCAGTATCCGATTCTCTGGGAGATGTAGGAAATCAACTTATAGTATATCCCGGATTTGGGGGAACAACGATCACTGAAAAACAAGTTGAAAAAATATATAAGGTTGCTGGCATAGAGAACCTGGTACCCATACATTCCGGCGGTTCAATAGCTGAATACAAGAATAAGGATGCTTATGCGAATGTATATGGCATGGGAGGTGATGACCTTTTAACTCTTGTACAGATGGAAAAAGGCCGCATGTACAAGCGTGGCTCTTCGGATTGTGTGATAGGTTCACGACTTGCAGAAGATCTTGATGTCAAAATTGGTGGAAAAATAACCGTAGAAGATACTAAGTTCAGAGTAATAGGCATCCTTAAAGAGCGGGGCATGGGCTTTGACATCAGTGCCGATAGTGCGGTTTTTATGGATTCTCAGACATTCATCAAGGTCTATAAGGATACAGATGAAGGTTATAATAATGTGATAATCCAGGTAAAGGATATCGATGAGATAGACATTGTCAAAGCTGACCTCGAGGACAGGCTCAACAAGAAAGATGAAGAAGTGTTCGTTTTGGCGACAAATACGATCCTTTCAAGTATTGATGAGATCTCCAGATACATTTCCCTGTTCCTGATGGGGATAAGCTCCATTTCCCTGCTTGTGGCTGGGGTGAGCATTCTTAACGTCATGCTCATGTCCACCATGGAGCGCACCCGCGAAATTGGCATAATGAAAGCGGTGGGAGCTTCAAGAAAAGATGTGCTCAAGATGTTCCTGCTGGAAGCACTGTTTTTGGGAACGGCTGCAAGCCTAATTGGAGGAATATTGAGTTTTGGAGGTGGATTTTTGATAACCGTGCTTATCATGAAACAGGCATCCTATCTCTTCGCACCATCAAGTTTAGCTTATATTATAGTGGGAATAGGGTTTGGCATACTTACAGGTGTTGCAGGCGGTGTATATCCTGCCTGGAAAGCTGCCCAGATGAGACCACTGGATGCACTGCGATATGAATAA
- a CDS encoding ABC transporter ATP-binding protein, translating to MQGPIVQLTDVKKIYQLGTSRIYALNGVSLSIERGDFVTIMGSSGSGKSTMLNLIGCLDQPTEGTVKINGTDLSLLNDEQLTEIRRNNIGFIFQQFNLIPTLTALENVEMPMIFTGIPEQERRKRGMEFLRRANLGPEFAEHKPSELSGGQQQRVAIARALANSPPILLADEPTGNLDTKTGKSVMELLSNLNSHGTTIIVVTHDIKIAEYANTNIVLRDGEIFGTSE from the coding sequence ATGCAAGGTCCTATCGTCCAGCTTACTGATGTGAAGAAAATATACCAGCTTGGAACAAGCAGAATATATGCTCTGAACGGTGTCAGTCTTTCAATTGAACGAGGTGACTTTGTGACCATTATGGGATCTTCAGGGTCTGGGAAATCCACAATGCTTAACCTCATAGGTTGCCTTGACCAGCCCACTGAAGGTACAGTGAAGATCAATGGTACGGACCTGTCTCTTCTTAACGATGAACAGCTTACAGAGATCAGAAGAAATAATATCGGTTTCATTTTTCAGCAATTCAACCTCATCCCTACTCTCACTGCATTGGAGAATGTTGAAATGCCTATGATCTTCACAGGTATCCCGGAACAAGAGCGCCGTAAAAGGGGTATGGAGTTTTTAAGAAGGGCGAACCTTGGTCCGGAATTTGCAGAGCACAAACCCAGTGAACTTTCAGGAGGGCAGCAACAAAGAGTTGCCATCGCCAGGGCACTGGCCAATTCCCCACCTATCCTTTTAGCAGATGAGCCTACAGGAAATCTCGATACAAAGACCGGAAAAAGTGTAATGGAACTTCTCAGTAACCTCAATTCTCATGGGACTACCATTATAGTTGTGACACATGACATCAAGATAGCAGAATATGCTAATACAAACATAGTTCTGAGGGATGGTGAAATCTTTGGGACTTCAGAGTAG